A window from Brachyhypopomus gauderio isolate BG-103 chromosome 6, BGAUD_0.2, whole genome shotgun sequence encodes these proteins:
- the LOC143516283 gene encoding G-protein coupled receptor 20 gives METILREFFNITPDPLVNASHRLWGVPYLKRLAHLDEVLYQDFHILWVSLMVVNSLMFALGLVLNSLALYVFCTGTKSRTAPVIYTINLAVADLLVALSLPARIALYYSGGACVACSYVHTFSYFVNMYCSILFLTSICVDRYVAVVWAAGAAARCRSPAAARAVSAAVWLFAVVVTYTFQTTALEFGGSTCCHLPALFALTVLEFVLPLLVIAGFTARAACALAAGALMPQSRGRRARAVRLLLAVLAVFTVCFAPFHVREAMLYFHLGGSREQHVVAYHTTVTLSSLNSCLDPVVYCFVPDNFRSALRRAFRGRSGQRRGAGVTVGFMPGTRQNSKESSTAVAIAYSVATLALSPCRAPPQDPPA, from the coding sequence ATGGAGACCATTCTGCGTGAGTTTTTCAACATTACTCCCGATCCTCTGGTAAACGCCTCTCATCGCCTCTGGGGGGTGCCCTACCTGAAGAGGCTAGCACATCTGGACGAGGTCCTCTACCAGGACTTCCACATCCTTTGGGTGTCCCTCATGGTGGTGAACAGCCTGATGTTCGCCCTGGGCCTCGTGCTCAACAGCCTGGCCCTGTACGTCTTCTGCACGGGCACCAAGTCTCGCACGGCCCCCGTCATCTACACCATCAACTTGGCCGTGGCTGACCTGTTGGTGGCGCTGTCGCTCCCTGCGCGCATCGCGCTCTACTACAGCGGGGGCGCGTGCGTGGCCTGCTCCTACGTGCACACCTTCAGCTACTTCGTCAACATGTACTGCagcatcctcttcctcaccagCATCTGCGTGGACCGCTACGTGGCCGTGGTGTGGGCGGCGGGGGCCGCGGCACGCTGCCGGAGTCCGGCCGCAGCACGGGCCGTGAGCGCCGCCGTGTGGCTGTTCGCCGTGGTCGTCACCTACACGTTCCAGACCACGGCGCTGGAGTTCGGCGGCTCCACGTGCTGCCACCTGCCCGCGCTCTTCGCCCTCACCGTGCTGGAGTTCgtgctccccctgctggtgatCGCGGGCTTCACGGCCCGCGCGGCTTGCGCCCTGGCCGCCGGGGCCCTCATGCCGCAGAGCCGCGGCCGTCGGGCGCGCGCCGTGCGCCTCCTGCTGGCCGTGCTGGCCGTCTTCACCGTCTGCTTCGCGCCGTTTCACGTGCGCGAGGCCATGCTGTACTTCCACCTAGGTGGCAGTAGAGAGCAGCACGTGGTGGCCTACCACACCACAGTCACCCTCAGCAGCCTCAACAGCTGCCTGGACCCAGTGGTCTACTGCTTCGTGCCGGACAACTTCCGCTCGGCCCTGCGACGGGCCTTCCGCGGTAGATCGGGGCAACGGCGCGGCGCGGGGGTTACGGTGGGGTTCATGCCGGGCACCCGTCAGAACTCCAAGGAGTCCAGCACCGCCGTGGCCATCGCCTACAGCGTGGCCACCCTCGCCCTAAGTCCCTGTCGTGCTCCACCTCAAGATCCACCTGCATGA